One part of the Bombus pascuorum unplaced genomic scaffold, iyBomPasc1.1, whole genome shotgun sequence genome encodes these proteins:
- the LOC132915661 gene encoding cytosolic endo-beta-N-acetylglucosaminidase-like, producing MARNWRTTRSTDYVYSGLEISAGRTRLEKLDREVHPKTLLCHDMKGGYLEDRFIYGSESYDSYLFYHWSVIDTFVYFSHHFITVPPFGWINAAHNHGVKVLGTVITEREGIWDVILESHEEVRRFADALILVAKFYKFDGWLLNIENTIKSEQVNNLIYFVKYLTENIHEAIRNSEIIWYDSVTNEGKLNWQNELNSKNIDFFLNCDAIYLNYNWTKSKLKNSLALAKTHSRDIHDIYVGFDIWGRGCPGGGGFNSSYALQKIRHEGLSVALFGPGWTHEFFGSKTFQEVEDLFWAQLFPYLYVHVPIYEEEVFKTSFCRGSGSMYYRCGQVCQILTNTLFLTN from the exons ATGGCCAGAAATTGGAGAACTACGAGAtcaactgattatgtgtacagtggtttagaaataagcgcagGAAGAACGCGGTTAGAGaaattggatagagaagtacatccGAAAACGTTGCTCTgtcatgatatgaaaggtggctacctagaagacag atttatatatggatcagaatcttatgattcttacctattttatcactggagtgttattgacacttttgtgtattttagtcatcatttcataactgtgcccccttttggatggattaatgcagcacataatcatggtgtaaaagttcttggtactgtaattacggaaagagaaggtatctgggatgttatacttgaatctcatgaagaagtaagaagatttgcagatgcactaatacttgttgcaaaattttataagtttgatggctggttattaaatattgaaaataccattaaaagtgagcaagttaataatttaatttattttgtaaaatatctaacagaaaatattcatgaagcaattagaaattctgaaattatatggtacgatagcgtaaccaatgaaggaaaattaaattggcaaaatgagcttaaCAGTAAAAACAT agatttctttttaaactgcgatgccatttacttgaattataactggacgaaatcaaaattgaaaaacagtttGGCACTAGCAAAAACTCACAGTcgagatattcatgatatttatgtaggaTTTGATATTTGGGGAAGAGGTTGTCCTGGcggtggtggatttaattcatcatat gctttacaaaaaatacgacacgaaggactttctgttgcactttttggtccaggttggactcacgaatttttcggatctaagacattccaagaagtagaagatctattttgggcacagttgtttccttatttatatgttcatgtacctatctacgaagaagaagtattCAAAACATCATTTTGCCGTGGCAGTGGTAGCATGTATTATCGCTGTGGTCAGGTATGTCAAATTTTGACaaacacattatttttaacaaactga